CCTGGATCAGGTGCGCGCCGCCATCCGCCTGCCCGTGCTGCGCAAGGACTTCCTCGTGGCCTCGCAAGAGGTGGAGGAGAGCGCGGCGATGGGCGCCGACGCGGTGCTGCTCATCGCGGACGCGCTGGAGGACGGGCTCCTGCGGGAGATGCTCTCCACCGCGAAGGCGTGCCGGGTGGCGGCCCTGGTGGAGGCGCACACGGCGGCGCATGCCGAGCGGGCGCTGGCGGCGGGCGCGGAGCTGGTGGGCATCAACAACCGGGACCTGTCCACGCTGCGCACGGACACGGCCACGGCACTCCGGGTGATGCCCCGGCTGCGCTCGCGCGCCCGGGTGCTGGTGGCCGAGAGCGGGCTGAAGACGGCGGCGGACTTCGCCGCGGCGCAGGCGGCCGGCGCGGACGC
Above is a window of Stigmatella erecta DNA encoding:
- a CDS encoding indole-3-glycerol phosphate synthase TrpC, whose amino-acid sequence is MNLLADIFARKRRELAARAPLGARVRPPGRDFTAALLQRRPEAVINVIAEVKRRSPSGGPFPHQDLVQVARGYEAGGASAISVLTDDVDFGGSVEDLDQVRAAIRLPVLRKDFLVASQEVEESAAMGADAVLLIADALEDGLLREMLSTAKACRVAALVEAHTAAHAERALAAGAELVGINNRDLSTLRTDTATALRVMPRLRSRARVLVAESGLKTAADFAAAQAAGADAVLVGESLLRDADPGRALARLLAAGDGTK